The DNA region CGCTGCTGAACGAGTACCCCGCGTTCAAAATCGACGAGTTGACGCGGCCGGAAGACGCCGACGGAACGAATGTACGCGTGAGCGCGAAGGCCGACCCCAACCGGATCGCCCAGTTCTGCGAGCACGTTTTGCGTGCAGTGTTCGAGTGTCCAGAGGATGCGACGATCTGGATCGCCGCCGTGTGACGAACGCGGCGCTCAAGGGCGAGTGATCGGGTGCTGAGGCAACTCCGAACGTCCTGGAATTAGGAAATCGTCAGGGAGCCGTCACCGTCTCCGTTCTCGTCGTCTCCTTCCTCCCACTCGAGTTCGAACTCGACGCTGAACTCGGCTGGACCGCCCGACCGCGAGGTTTCCCGTTCGGCCTTGACTTCGAACGTCGGCCGCCCCGGTGGCTGCATCGTGACCGAGTCGCCCCCACTCTCGAGGACGAGGTCGTCGCCACTCTCGAGTCGATCGGCGACGGTCCGGAGGTAATCGCCGATTTCGGCTCGCGTCAGTGACTGCTCGAACGTAAAGAGTACCTCTTCTGGCATACCCTTCCTTGGGTGTCCAGGTGTAAATAATACGCGGAGAGACCGGGATCCAGGGTTTCGTCCAGGGTAGTCGACGTCCGATAATCGGGCATTGCCCGAGCACGCCCGAACATGTTTCCGCCAACGATCATCTGCGACGACAGTGTCCGTCCGCGATAACGATAGACAGAAGGTACCCGAGTCAATCGGTCTACCCAAGGGCACATGGGGGTTCCCAGGAGACTCCGAAGGCGGCCACAACGTGTCCCGCCGTCGTCGGACTACGGTCGCCATCGGGCGTTTCCAAATAGATAAGTGCACGCGGCAATGAGCCCCCACTAAGAGACCCGTATAATTGAGGTGAACACAATCTCCACTCCACTTCAGACGCAGATGACGCGTGTCGACATCTTCCAGGAACTCTTCCTCGTGTTCCTGGGATTAGGGACGATCGTCGGCATCATCGTCGTAGCGTACATCCTGTACAATGCGTACAAATACCGTGACGACGGAGAGCGCCACCCGGACGAGGACCTGCCGACGCTCGGAGAGCTTCCGACTGGCGGAACCGGTGGGAAGAAACTCTTCGTGTCGTTCTTCCTGAGCGCGCTCATCGTCATCTCGCTCACGCTCTGGTCGTACGGCATGCTGATCGACGTCGAGAACGGGCCCGAGAGCCCCGGCGAAGACGCCCTCGAGGTCGACGTGGAAGGCCAGACCTTTAGCTGGTCGTTCTACTACGAGAACGGCGTCGAAACGAACGGCGAACTCGTCGTTCCCGCGGGAACACCAGTCTGGGTCGATGTGACGTCAGTAGACGTGTGGCACTCGTTCGGCATCTCTTCACAACGGGTGAAAGCCGACGCAATTCCGGGCGAGTCCGACCAGACGTGGTTCCAGGCCGACGAAGAAGGTGAGTACCTGATCGAGTGCTTCGAACTCTGTGGCCCCGGCCACTCCAGCATGGAGGGCACGCTCAACGTCACGAGCCAGGAAACCTACGACCAGTGGGTTCAGGATCAGCTCACGCTCACGCTGACCCTCGAGGACGGTGACGGTAATCAAATCAACGACACCGAAAACGTCGAGGTCACGGTGCAGGACCCCGACGGCGAAACGGTCGGAACCTACACTGGCGACGACTTCGACGACGAGGGCGCCCTCGAAATCGGTGTCGAGCAGGGCGACACCTACACCGTGATCGTCGAGTCGACCGACGGCTCTTTCGAGACCACGGAGGATGACTTCGAGATCGTCGATGGTCCCGAAGAATCGCTCCAGCTCGGCGGAAACGGCGGTAACGAATCCAGCAGTGACGGAAATGAAAATGGAAACGGAAACGAAACTGACGACAGCGGAGGTGAGAACTGATGTCCGATGACTTCCCACCGATGACGTCCGTCAAGCGGTGGCTGGTCACGACGAACCACAAAGACGTCGGGATCCTCTACATGGCGACGGCCCTGTTCTTCTTGCTCTTCGGAGGGTTGATGGCGCTCCTGTTCCGAGCCCACCTCTGGCAGAGCGGCGGTGCCGGTCTCCTCTCCGACAGTTCCTACAACCAGGCGGTGACCGCCCACGGACTGTTGATGGTGTTCTGGTTCCTCTCGCCCATCGCCTCGGGCTTTGCGAACTACTTCGTCCCGCTCCAGATCGGGGCAAAAGACCTCGCGTTCCCCCGTTTGAACGCCCTGAGTTACTGGTTCTACCTGTTCTCGGGCGCCATGTTCATGATCTCGTTCTTCCAGGGCGGGACGTTCGAGGGTGGCTGGACGATGTACGCCCCGCTGAACGTGCCGACGTACACCCCCGCCGTGGAGGCGACCACCGGCGGAACCGCAACCATCCTCGCGTTGATGCTGTTCGTGATGTCGATCACGCTGGGGACGGTCAACTTCCTCACGACGATCCACCGCTCGCGCGCGGAAGGCCTCGGTCTGTGGAACATGCCGATGTTCACCTGGTCGTGGCTCATGACCATCTGGATGATGCTGTTCGCGTTCGCAGCCCTGCTCGCCGCGTTGCTGTTGCTCGGGATCGATCGCATCTTCTTGACCCAGTACTTCGCGACAGACCAGGGCTCGAGTCTGCTCTGGGCGCACGTCTTCTGGTTCTTCGGCCACCCCGAGGTGTACATCGTCTTCTTCCCCGCGCTGGGGATCATGTTCGAGACGTTCCAGACCTTCTGTGGTCGGCGTCTCGTCGGTCGGAAGTGGGTCATCATCGCGATGGTCCTCGTCGCGGTGCAGTCCTTCCTGGTCTGGATGCACCACATGTTCCTGACGACGATCAACCTCGAGATCAAGACGCTGTTCATGGCCACGACCATCGGGATCTCGCTGCCGTTCGACCTGATGGTCTTCTCGCTCATCTACACGATGGTCAAGGGCCGGGTGCGGTTCACCACACCGTTCCTGTTTAGCCTGGGTGCACTCTTGCTGTTCATCCTCGGGGGCATCACCGGGGTGTTCCTCGGCGCCGTCGTGCTCGACTACGAGTTCCGTGGCACCTACTGGGTCGTCGCTCACTTCCACTACGTGATGGTCTCGGGCGTGACCGCGCTCGTCGCCGGTATCTACTATTGGTGGCCGAAGATCAGCGGGAAGATGTACGACGAAACCCTCGGAAAGATCCACTTCGCGATCTACTTCTTCGGGTTCAACCTGCTCTACTTCCCGATGTTCCTCGCCTGGGAGACCCCACGGCGCGTCTTCCACTTCGGTGAGGGACTGGAAATCTACCACCAGCTCGCGACGATCGGCGCGTTCATCTTCGGCGCGTCGTTCCTGCTCATGTTCTACATCCTAGGCAAGAGCCTGATCTCCGGCCCG from Natronosalvus rutilus includes:
- a CDS encoding cbb3-type cytochrome c oxidase subunit I; translated protein: MSDDFPPMTSVKRWLVTTNHKDVGILYMATALFFLLFGGLMALLFRAHLWQSGGAGLLSDSSYNQAVTAHGLLMVFWFLSPIASGFANYFVPLQIGAKDLAFPRLNALSYWFYLFSGAMFMISFFQGGTFEGGWTMYAPLNVPTYTPAVEATTGGTATILALMLFVMSITLGTVNFLTTIHRSRAEGLGLWNMPMFTWSWLMTIWMMLFAFAALLAALLLLGIDRIFLTQYFATDQGSSLLWAHVFWFFGHPEVYIVFFPALGIMFETFQTFCGRRLVGRKWVIIAMVLVAVQSFLVWMHHMFLTTINLEIKTLFMATTIGISLPFDLMVFSLIYTMVKGRVRFTTPFLFSLGALLLFILGGITGVFLGAVVLDYEFRGTYWVVAHFHYVMVSGVTALVAGIYYWWPKISGKMYDETLGKIHFAIYFFGFNLLYFPMFLAWETPRRVFHFGEGLEIYHQLATIGAFIFGASFLLMFYILGKSLISGPDAPDNPWEFSRTAEWAIPSPPPLENWSGRPSYASGRLEFVDDDSSAATDGGTVAVPETGHGHATPATTQHAHEEEHADHASIWPFGIGLSLAVFFLGLSGLTPYVAEFAAANGADVSAQEPSMLSPALIVLGVGMLGYTLWNFGMEQFNAPVMDVAERWPFEGVNNTKLGVWFFLASDVVVFGAAIGAFVFMRIHMGWSAWEFDAIPMAGLVNTYILLTSSFTVILALVMAERGNKKGLLTTMSVTVLLGLTFMGVKGWEWSQKFSHGDYWFSGLEYSIYYVTTGLHALHVILGLLVAGFMIYRVATVDAYLEDHRPVEYFGLYWHFVDIVWVFLFPLFYLM
- the coxB gene encoding cytochrome c oxidase subunit II, coding for MTRVDIFQELFLVFLGLGTIVGIIVVAYILYNAYKYRDDGERHPDEDLPTLGELPTGGTGGKKLFVSFFLSALIVISLTLWSYGMLIDVENGPESPGEDALEVDVEGQTFSWSFYYENGVETNGELVVPAGTPVWVDVTSVDVWHSFGISSQRVKADAIPGESDQTWFQADEEGEYLIECFELCGPGHSSMEGTLNVTSQETYDQWVQDQLTLTLTLEDGDGNQINDTENVEVTVQDPDGETVGTYTGDDFDDEGALEIGVEQGDTYTVIVESTDGSFETTEDDFEIVDGPEESLQLGGNGGNESSSDGNENGNGNETDDSGGEN
- a CDS encoding amphi-Trp domain-containing protein, with product MPEEVLFTFEQSLTRAEIGDYLRTVADRLESGDDLVLESGGDSVTMQPPGRPTFEVKAERETSRSGGPAEFSVEFELEWEEGDDENGDGDGSLTIS